From a region of the Acidobacteriota bacterium genome:
- a CDS encoding ABC transporter permease: protein MIGQDIRYAFRQLARSPGFTGAVVLTIALGIGANTAIFTVVNAVMLKPLPFAAPDRLMQVAERNDKLHLPVFGASVLNYLSWKEQATSFEGLAAIGFATLNLSGKGEPEQFTGASMSPSLLSVLGLKPVAGRGFREGEDKPGAAPVVMISEGLLKRRFGADPALVGGTLTLNGVSRTVVGIAPAALAVMTGGDMWIPLTIDPANERRLNHVIRVVGRLKDGVSVDQAQAEMDTVAARVAAQFPEITDWGIRLVTFFDWFVSAQLRTTLLVLLGAVACVLLIACANVANLLLARAASRQKEIAVRTAMGASRSRLLRQFLVESLVLSGLGGGAGLLLAVGAVSLINGTVAPSVLPIPEVRVDATVLLFALGATVLTGLLFGIVPAWSLATSDIHMLLKQSAAAATGGGRARVRNALAGAELALATVLLIGAGLLVQSLVQLRHVALGFEPDHLLTFQLSLPTARYPAQANSTAFYRDLVTSLEALPGVKGAAVSSGVPFGSGNYTTTPVVPLGKTALPRETAVPVDWRLVSSGFWKTMQIPLLRGRTFTDADGPDGPFVMIVSRATAEKFWGSEDPIGRTVRRVGDKKDFTVVGVVGDVRNVVLSQEAPAMYFPASSRVAGVMDVVVRTGGPPESALAIIRDRVHQLDTDLPVATVSSMDELLAASAAQPRLNAVLLALFAGVAVLVAAIGIYGVLAYSVTQRTREIGLRMALGAQPRGVVRLIVREGMSVGLTGIGVGLVAALGLSSLLTSLVFGVPVRDPATFAAVSVLLAVVALAACTLPAQRASRVDPLVALREE, encoded by the coding sequence ATGATCGGGCAGGACATCCGTTACGCCTTCAGGCAGCTCGCCCGGAGCCCCGGGTTCACCGGCGCCGTGGTCCTGACAATCGCCCTCGGCATCGGGGCGAACACGGCGATCTTCACGGTCGTGAACGCGGTGATGCTGAAGCCGCTCCCGTTCGCGGCCCCCGATCGGCTCATGCAGGTCGCGGAGAGGAACGACAAGCTGCACCTTCCGGTCTTCGGCGCGTCGGTCCTCAACTACCTGTCGTGGAAAGAGCAGGCGACGAGCTTCGAGGGCCTCGCGGCGATTGGCTTCGCCACGCTCAACCTCAGCGGGAAGGGGGAGCCGGAGCAGTTCACCGGAGCGTCGATGAGCCCCTCGCTCCTCTCCGTGCTCGGGCTGAAGCCCGTGGCCGGCCGCGGCTTCCGCGAAGGGGAGGACAAGCCCGGCGCCGCCCCCGTCGTCATGATCAGCGAAGGTCTCCTCAAGCGGCGCTTCGGCGCCGATCCGGCGCTCGTTGGCGGCACTCTCACGCTCAACGGCGTCAGCCGGACGGTCGTCGGCATCGCCCCGGCGGCGCTGGCGGTCATGACGGGCGGCGACATGTGGATCCCTCTGACGATAGACCCGGCGAACGAGAGGCGCCTCAACCACGTCATCCGCGTCGTCGGCCGCCTCAAGGACGGCGTGTCGGTCGATCAGGCGCAGGCCGAGATGGACACCGTGGCGGCGCGCGTCGCCGCGCAGTTCCCCGAGATCACGGACTGGGGGATCCGCCTCGTCACCTTCTTCGACTGGTTCGTGAGCGCGCAGCTCCGGACGACACTCCTCGTGCTGCTCGGCGCCGTCGCGTGCGTGCTCCTCATCGCGTGCGCGAACGTCGCCAACCTCCTCCTCGCGCGCGCGGCCTCCCGGCAGAAGGAGATCGCCGTCCGGACGGCGATGGGGGCGAGCCGAAGCCGGCTCCTGCGCCAGTTTCTCGTGGAGAGCCTCGTCCTCTCCGGGCTCGGGGGGGGAGCCGGTCTGCTTCTCGCCGTCGGCGCCGTCTCCCTCATCAACGGGACCGTCGCGCCGAGCGTGCTGCCGATTCCCGAGGTGCGCGTCGACGCGACCGTCCTCCTCTTCGCCCTCGGCGCCACCGTTCTGACGGGCCTGCTCTTCGGCATCGTCCCGGCGTGGAGCCTCGCCACCTCCGACATCCACATGCTGCTCAAGCAGTCGGCCGCCGCCGCGACGGGGGGCGGCAGGGCGCGGGTGCGGAACGCCCTGGCGGGTGCGGAGCTCGCGCTCGCGACCGTTCTTCTCATCGGCGCCGGGCTCCTGGTGCAGTCCCTCGTCCAGCTCCGGCACGTCGCGCTCGGCTTCGAGCCCGACCATCTCCTGACGTTTCAGCTCTCGCTCCCCACCGCGCGCTACCCGGCCCAGGCGAACTCGACGGCCTTCTACCGCGACCTCGTGACCTCGCTCGAAGCGCTCCCCGGCGTGAAGGGGGCGGCCGTCTCGAGCGGCGTCCCCTTCGGCTCGGGCAACTACACGACGACCCCCGTCGTGCCCCTCGGCAAGACCGCGCTCCCACGGGAGACCGCCGTCCCCGTGGACTGGCGTCTCGTCAGCTCCGGCTTCTGGAAGACGATGCAGATCCCGCTCCTTCGCGGCCGCACCTTCACCGATGCCGACGGCCCCGACGGGCCGTTTGTGATGATCGTGAGCCGGGCCACGGCGGAGAAATTCTGGGGGAGCGAGGATCCGATCGGCAGGACGGTCCGGCGCGTCGGCGACAAGAAGGACTTCACCGTCGTGGGCGTCGTCGGCGATGTGCGCAACGTGGTGCTCAGCCAGGAGGCGCCGGCCATGTACTTCCCGGCGAGCTCGCGCGTGGCGGGGGTCATGGACGTCGTGGTGCGCACCGGGGGGCCCCCCGAGTCGGCTCTCGCGATCATCCGCGACAGGGTCCACCAGCTCGACACCGACCTCCCCGTGGCGACGGTGAGCTCGATGGATGAGCTGCTCGCGGCGAGCGCCGCCCAGCCGCGCCTCAACGCCGTCCTCCTCGCCCTCTTCGCCGGCGTGGCGGTGCTGGTCGCGGCGATCGGCATCTACGGCGTGCTCGCGTACTCCGTGACGCAGCGGACGCGCGAGATAGGCCTGCGCATGGCCCTCGGCGCACAGCCCCGGGGAGTCGTCCGCCTCATCGTCCGCGAGGGGATGTCCGTCGGCCTCACGGGGATCGGCGTCGGCCTCGTCGCCGCCCTCGGATTGAGCAGCCTCCTGACGAGCCTCGTCTTCGGCGTGCCGGTGCGCGATCCCGCCACCTTTGCGGCGGTGTCGGTCCTCCTCGCCGTCGTCGCGCTCGCGGCCTGCACGCTCCCCGCGCAGAGGGCCTCGCGCGTCGATCCGCTGGTCGCGCTCCGGGAGGAGTGA
- a CDS encoding linear amide C-N hydrolase has product MRKTVAVLVALLAASPGFTCTTVVIPAVDGAVVAYNYEFHPSEGLVLVNKRGTSKRSRVDVGGAAWTSKFASVTFNQFGRDNPTTGMNEAGLMVSLMWLDGTKYPAADARPAAAILEWIQANLDTRGSVAEVVLGLEAIRPVGDTPIHYFFADASGDAAVVEFLKGRAVVHRGDSLPVKALANSTYEASIDAWREAQGKSWYRGRDGSLDRFVRGARRAAGEGDAVARGFAVLSDVAQPGFTRWSVVYDLRARVVHFKSDLNPEIRTVSLGAFDLSCVTPVQMLDVTARGSGDVRAQFRDYTRAANRALIEASFAKTPFLKETPVSREDALAAFPDEASTCSLSR; this is encoded by the coding sequence ATGCGAAAGACGGTCGCCGTCCTCGTCGCCCTCCTCGCGGCATCCCCCGGCTTCACGTGCACCACGGTCGTCATCCCCGCCGTCGACGGCGCCGTCGTCGCCTACAACTACGAGTTCCACCCCTCCGAGGGGCTCGTCCTCGTCAACAAGCGCGGGACGTCGAAACGGAGCCGGGTCGATGTCGGGGGCGCCGCGTGGACCTCGAAGTTCGCGAGCGTCACCTTCAACCAGTTCGGGCGCGACAACCCGACCACGGGGATGAACGAGGCGGGGCTGATGGTCTCCCTCATGTGGCTCGACGGGACGAAGTACCCGGCCGCCGACGCGCGACCGGCGGCGGCGATCCTCGAGTGGATCCAGGCCAACCTCGACACGCGCGGGTCCGTCGCCGAGGTCGTCCTCGGCCTCGAGGCGATCCGCCCCGTGGGGGACACGCCCATCCACTACTTCTTCGCCGACGCCTCAGGGGATGCGGCCGTCGTCGAGTTCCTGAAGGGGAGGGCCGTCGTCCATCGCGGGGATTCGCTTCCCGTGAAGGCGCTCGCCAACTCGACGTACGAGGCGTCGATCGACGCCTGGCGCGAGGCGCAGGGGAAGAGCTGGTACCGGGGACGAGACGGCTCGCTCGATCGGTTCGTCCGGGGGGCGAGGCGAGCGGCAGGTGAAGGGGACGCGGTCGCGCGCGGGTTCGCGGTCCTTTCCGACGTGGCCCAGCCCGGCTTCACGCGCTGGAGCGTCGTCTACGATCTGCGCGCGCGCGTCGTCCACTTCAAGTCGGATTTGAACCCCGAGATCCGCACCGTCTCGCTCGGCGCCTTCGACCTCTCGTGCGTGACGCCCGTGCAGATGCTCGACGTCACGGCTCGCGGAAGCGGCGACGTCCGCGCGCAGTTCCGCGATTACACGCGGGCCGCGAACCGCGCTCTGATCGAGGCCTCGTTCGCGAAGACGCCGTTCCTCAAGGAGACTCCCGTCTCGAGGGAAGACGCGCTCGCGGCGTTCCCCGACGAGGCGTCGACCTGCTCTCTCTCCCGATGA